Below is a window of Desulfarculaceae bacterium DNA.
CGCGCCCAAGAGGAAGGCCCGGGGGTTGGCGATGAGCGGGCTGAAGTCGGTGAGCGCCCCGATGCCGAAGAAGATGAACTGGGGCAATATGGTCCAGGTGTAAAGGCCGTACTTAAGGATGATGCCCAGCACTCCGGCCATGCCCGGCTGCATTCCCGGCTCGGGCTGGCTGGTCAGGCCGGTGAGCGGCAGGTTGGCCAGGATCATGCCCGCGCCGATGGGCAGCAGCTCGTAAGGCTCCCATTCCTTGACAATGGCCAGGGTGATGAATCCCAAGCCCACCAGAATCATGACGATGTGGGGCAGGTCGAGATTGCCGAAGCCGACCTGGACGCCCATGATCTTGAGAACACCTTCGTGATAGGCGATCCAGCTCATGCCGCCGCCTCCTTGGCCTTGGCCGCGGCCTTTTTCCTGGCCTCGCGGGCCATGAAGAACTTGCCCATTAGCGTGGTGGCCACGGCCAGCAGCGACATGATAAGGAACACCACCAGAACCCCGCCTCCCACGATGCGGAAGGCCTGGCCCCAGTCGATTGGAACAGGTTGCATTTTCCTAACTC
It encodes the following:
- a CDS encoding OadG family protein, which gives rise to MQPVPIDWGQAFRIVGGGVLVVFLIMSLLAVATTLMGKFFMAREARKKAAAKAKEAAA